The Pempheris klunzingeri isolate RE-2024b chromosome 15, fPemKlu1.hap1, whole genome shotgun sequence genome contains the following window.
AGCAGAGTTGCCATATTGATGGCaagttgaaggatttcagatTATAGGTTGGCAGCATGCATATTAAAACACTGATtaaaatatcataataatattaaaacattaaaacaattaaatgtccTCAAATACAGGCGCAAGTatcacatgttgttgtatatgcatgcatgcattaacaaaatgtaacatttgTACACTGTTAAATACAATTTAAACCGACTGTATGAGGTTTATGTGTAAGTTCTATAAATGAGGAGGAGCACTGAGTGAGAACAGGTGTTTCCAACAGACCTGCTGAATTATATTTTACATCCAGGACAGTGAAACTGCACCACAGTGTTAATGCTGACACTGATAGATATTTAGtcactttgtgtattttgttgcaGTCAAAGGATCAACAGATTCTAACTTTCAGAAGAGATGACATCCCAGGTCAGACTGATGCTGCTGCCAAGTGCCCGATGTCTGTTTGACGAGCCTGTTCATGTGAAGGTGGCCGGGCTGAGGTCCAGACAGGTGGTCACCATGAGAGCCAGATCCACTGACGAGAGGGGAGTGACGTTCAGGTCCTCGGCCAGCTACAGGGCCGATGGGAGCGGGGAGATCGACCTGCAGAGAGACCCCTCTCTCAGTGGGAGCTACGTCGGGGTGGAACCCATGGGTCTGCTGTGGTCGATGAGGGCAGACACTCTGCACAAATACTTTTACAAGAACAAAGCGTTAGACCCCCACGTGGTGAAGATCTCTGtgcacgaggaggaggaggaggaggaggaggaggagggcaggatgCTGGTGGAAGTGATCAATGAGAGGTTTCTGCTTGGATGCGGCGTCAGCCGGCTCCCCATCAAAGAGGGGAATATCCGGGGAGTCCTGTTTACTCCCCCAGGTCAGTGCTCTCTGTTGCTATAAATGTAGAACAACAGTATTTATTCTGCCACACGTCACTACcacaacaggcctttttcacagctgacattttgattCGTcatagaaagaaaacacacacacatgaagtcaAGCTGACCTATGGGTATCGACtgctcttctgttttctgtcttaaaCTGTATTATACTTTGTTCCATCAAATAGTTATGAACCTGTGGTTATAGCTGTGGTTGTAGGAGTGACATCAGTTTATTGCCACTGCATCAAAAGGATGCACATTATGTAAGTTCCAGGATTTTCTCTGATCTGCTGTTGACATTTGCTCACACGTTCCAGGAGAAGGTCCGTTTCCTGCTGTGTTGGATCTGTGCACCTTTATGTCGGAGAAGAGAGCCTGTCTGCTGGCCAACAGGGGGTTTGTGGTTCTGGCTGTAGCGGTGATCAGTGATAAGTCCGCCAACGTCAAAGAGATGCACCTGGACTACTTTGAAGAAGCAGTGAATTTCTTACAACAACAGCCTAAAGTGAGTTGTGTCttttaaacacagcagcatgcaGTTACAAACCTTTGATTTGAACACATTTGGTAAGAAactattgcttttattttgtgactttacAAAGTAAGAGATGAGAAAGCTCTCGCTGACTGTCCTGTTACTTACAAGAAActttaatgaaaatacattttggtcTTTTGGTTCTTCTCAGGTGGGCAGTAAAGGAGTCGGCATAATATCACGATCAAAGGGAGGAGATGTTGCACTTTCACTTGCTGCTTTTGTACCAGCTGTTAAGGCCGTCGTGTGGATCAACGGCTGCAGCGCCAATGTGGCCATTCCTTTATACTACAGAAAACGCCACATCCTCTCACCATTACTGTTTGACACCAGCAAGGTGATTCCCACTGAGTCAGGGGCCGTCATCGGCAAGTATGTTGTAAATGATCCGCTGGCAGAGGAGAACAAAGGCAGCCTGATCCCCATCGAAAAAGCAGAGGGACGTTTGCTCTTTGTGGCCTCAGAGGACGACCTGAACTGGGACAGCAAGGCTTACATGGAGATGATGGTGGAGAGACTGAAGCATCATGGGAAGGACAACTTTGAGACTGTGTGTTACCCTGGAGCGGGACACTTACTGGAGCCACCATACGGACCGTACTGCCCGTCGGCTTTACACGGGCTCCTTAGCTTTCCCATGCTGTGGGGGGGTGAGCCCAGGTCCCACGCAGCAGCCGAAGTCCACCTGTGGAAGAAGATCCAGGAGTTCCTCAGGACTCACCTGAGCTGTGATGCTACACAGACTAAAGCTAGACTATAGACACAATTAGGATGTAGGAAAGACATAAGAACAGATCATGACGTCATGGCTGCCAATCAACTGTAGCCTAGTGTAATCACACAGTCGAAGGTTTTGCAATGTTTGATGGCTGATTGTATCATGTAAGATAAAGTTACGATCAATCAAAACATGGTGCAGACTAACAGCATCTAAAAGAGTAAAGGGTAACATGGTGCATCGCTAGAGATAATCTCcaatgtttaatgttaaaatgttaaaatgaaatagaaatgaGAGATGGCATGAAGCTGATATCATGAAAAGGTAGTTTGTGAAATAAGAGTGAAATTAAAGAGCCTGACTtgaataaaggaaaaacaacaatacTGAAACATTCATTAATCATTCATCATCCACATTGTTTATCCTTaaggctggagccaatcccagctggcactgggtgagaggtggggtacactcTGGACTGCTCACCATTCAATCACCTTTGAGTTTTTTCAAAAGACATTCAACTTTAACCAACTTAATAGGAAATTGTCTGCAGCTCAGATTAAAAACAAGAGCTCTTTCattgcacatttttcttttagaaCTTACAATATGAAGTAGGATTATGTAGACACACAGAAGAACAATATGCAAAATAAGGAGTTGTCTTTTGGAAATTAGGAAGTGCTGCCTGAAGCAGGAAAGTTAAATTACCCCGTCTGTATTGGTTTAACTTAGATGCTAAACCCTGCACCATGTGTTtatacatccatccattttcttttctgtgtatgcatgtgtatgttcCATGTATGCATGGACACTTTCCCAGAATGCAGCGGTAAAGTGTCCGTGTTCTCATTTTGAAAGATTCACTGTTTAGAACTGCTGTCATTTTTGTATTCAGTCACTTACATCATTAAACTTGTTTTGTATGTTGCCTGTTGTTTTGGCCCTAAGTCCATTCTGGATACAAGTTGAAATATTTTACGCTATAAAATATTGAAgataacatactgtattttatttttatataacgCAATGACCCTCAATAAAGTTTTTCAGTGACTGTAGTGTAGTGACATTTATGCTGTGAACTCTCCTTCTACAACAGCCCTgtcaaaaaaaatcttttctgctttctgtgCTCCATAACAACAATGAACAGCAGTTTCAGTCCACACAAACCTTAACCTGAACAATGTTGTGTCCCAAACTGTGAGTAGGTCTCCTAAATATagactatatataaatatagactACAGTATGTCCCTGATACTCTATTCCCTGGACCTCTGTTGGTTccaaagtaaaacaacaaatgttatTTAGAAACTATATAGTTTTCCTGGGTAGTAGTCATAATAATTTTGATCTTCTAGCAttcaaatatatcaaaaaattgcattttttcttggatttttgccattttgtcaGCGAATTTCTTTATTAACATTTGTTATATCAAGTACTCAAAATAGAGCAAAAATGGAAGCAGCTGCAGTATTACGGTGTGACATATTACAATAAAGAGGCAGAAACTTAATATAAAACATCTCACAACAAAACATCTCCATTCAATTCACATAGGCCTACTAATAAATGGTGGCAACTATGCcatgcagctgtttttaaatacaGCAGGCCTCATTGTCCTGCTGCTACGTGTTaatatggaaataaagaaatacaactTGACAACATTAAACTGCAGCT
Protein-coding sequences here:
- the LOC139214570 gene encoding acyl-coenzyme A thioesterase 1-like; its protein translation is MTSQVRLMLLPSARCLFDEPVHVKVAGLRSRQVVTMRARSTDERGVTFRSSASYRADGSGEIDLQRDPSLSGSYVGVEPMGLLWSMRADTLHKYFYKNKALDPHVVKISVHEEEEEEEEEEGRMLVEVINERFLLGCGVSRLPIKEGNIRGVLFTPPGEGPFPAVLDLCTFMSEKRACLLANRGFVVLAVAVISDKSANVKEMHLDYFEEAVNFLQQQPKVGSKGVGIISRSKGGDVALSLAAFVPAVKAVVWINGCSANVAIPLYYRKRHILSPLLFDTSKVIPTESGAVIGKYVVNDPLAEENKGSLIPIEKAEGRLLFVASEDDLNWDSKAYMEMMVERLKHHGKDNFETVCYPGAGHLLEPPYGPYCPSALHGLLSFPMLWGGEPRSHAAAEVHLWKKIQEFLRTHLSCDATQTKARL